GTATAATATTGATTAGTCTACCTCATACGGCACCTCGATCGGACGCCGAGGCGAGTCTTAGTGCCGTGGGTAGCAGAGCAACTTGGACCTGGGCGGCATGGCATACAGGGGGGCATTCGGAAAGGCGTGGATGTCCGGCCGGACTCAAGATCCAAATCGGGGGAGCAAGCCGTCCACGGCGTGCAGATGAGCACACACCACCTGGCGACACTAGCCATGCTGTTAGCCTCATCAAGAATCCAAGGACCGCCTGCTGTAAGAGAGCGCCAACACAGCGGAGAACTGGTCTGGCCGTCAAGAAGGATGCGAGTTTCTCCAGGGGTTGCTGCTGATTGACAGGAAATCCAGCACAGCGACTCGCCACTGGTTCGCCCCAATGCAAGCCTTATGACTGCAAGAGATGCTGGATACCTCCCCACATATGCAGGTACAACGTCCGTCTGTCTCACCTCTtgagcatggcatggcatggcatggcatggctgtTGCGCGAGTACGCGGACCCCGAACCACGGCGCTGACCGCATGGCAGGCGGTGATGATATCTCCCGAGGCCGGTAGAGCTCAAGATTGGGAGCCCGCCATCTCCAGCACCCCGGGAATTAGACGAGTCTGCCACGTTCTGATATCTCTGAAAAGGGGTCGCTCCTATCAAAAGTGGCTGTCTTGTTGAAGGGTTGTCGTCGATGGACCCTCTCTCTGAACTTCGCTGGACCTCACCTGAGGATATCTGGGCCAGGGTGGGACACTGGCGGAGTTGTCACGTCATTCCTCATCTATTTCCCCTGTCAGCAACACCCGGGAGCCTCTCTCTTGGTAATGTGAATGACGGCTGGGCGCCAGGGGAGTGACAACTTTGATATGAGACGGCTGCAGCCGCTTGGCCCCATGTGGTTTTGACAAGACGTGCCAGTGGCGCTTAGCTGTGTCAATTGAGATTATGACCCTGCTGGCCACACATAGACTGACTCTTGCGCAGAGGCAAGGATCTCGACAGAGCCGCCTGCAGACGTTGGCTTTGTGAGATGTCGGGCCCCTGTCTCTGGTCGATGCGAGGGCGAGTACCGCTTTGTAATCATAGGCTCAATGTCGAGTTCAAGGGGGAGAAAAGAGGCATTTCAGTGACGGGTCTGGGTCCTGGCTTGTGATAGATTACCCACGACCAGGGAGTCAGGGAGATCTCGTCCCCATCGACGGGAGCTGGGAGGGGCCAAAGACCACGAGATTGACATGAACCCTGTGTACGCAATCGATCCGTTAGTGGTATGCCGGTGGAAGGAGTCTAGAATGCGGCAGGCTAGGCAAGGGCCCAGAGCGTCGAGGTAGCAGCCCGTACGGGAGCGAAAGCACCGTCTGCCTGTACCTTATGAGCGCGTGGTATCGGTAGGGGAGACCAGGATAGCCCATGGGACTGATGGACCCAAGCGTCAGGCTGCAAAAGTTCAGATGGAAGCCGGCCAGGATCTCGGGGGCCGTTGGCAGACCAAAAATGGCGTCGAGTGCTAATCTTAGTTCACGGTTGACGTTGCCAAACTCGGTCTGGTATCGATCGTGTTGTAGAATTAAGCGCAAATCGCTTGCGGTGACATTTGGTTCGTCCTCGTGGCTCTTGAGTGCGGAATTCCAATAGTGTGATGCACGAGTGTTCCTCAGACATGGCAGATGAAGTGGTGATGAAATGGATTGTGAGTTTCGTGACAACAGTCTTTAGATCCTGCCTCTAGAGTTTCAGGCTGGCCAAAAAAGCAGCCACCACCCTATCGCGACTGCCCGGCGTGTCGTCCGTTTCGCCCACGATGCCCCAGCCATCGACGGCCCCTAGTCACGCCCCAAACAACGCTGTTCCCGCTATGCTTAAGCGAAGTGCCCGCTAAGGTACAGTAGGTTCCGGCCCCCACCTCGCATTTTGGCTGCTGGGTACCTGCCTGTGGTACCTTCCTAGGAGTCCACAAAGGACCTAGGGCCTAGGGTGCGAGGAAGGTAAGCTGGAAGGATGGAAGGGAAGGTGCGAATCTGACGGGAGAGCTTTGACGTCGGTGCCACTTTTCCCAGGTTCTCACCTCCAGACCTAGCTCACTATGGAACACTCCCGAAGCCTTCTTCTGAACCACATCCTAGCTTcctatccatccatcctatcctgtcctgtcctatCCCATCCTATCCCGTTCGTTCGTGCCTCGTGCACTCGTGGCTCCCGGGCGCGGcattgaccttgaccttgaccttggccttgcccctGTCTGGCCTCAACTTGTCGTCCAAGCCAACAGCAGCGAACATGCTCGACTCGATGCCCCTGTCCCGCCCTACCGTTTGCCTCGTTCGCTGAACTACGGGGCACGAGCTAGCAACGGGGACGACGTAAGGTAAGGTAAGGACTGACAACCTCATCCTTCCATCCATTTCGAGCGGTACCTTACCGCTCCGGCGGTTACGGCACTAGACAAGCCAAcgttcatcatggccgtcGTCAGACCCGTCGCTCTACAGCACCGAGATGCTGCCAACCTTGCCCCTGCCACTTTCGCTAAGAGCCCGACTTTCTGGTCTTGGAACTTGGGACCCGCGTGGTGGCCCAGTGTCCCTTGCACAATGCGTTGCGTATATTCCTTGTCAACCTGGGGCGATGTGTGGCCTAATCTGGCACAGGGAGTCGGCTGCTCAGGGTGAATTACGGAGAGCACGAAAGTGTAAACAAGAGCTGGCTGGGAGGGTTAGCTTGGGGCCGAGTCCGAGTGTGCCTCCTAGCTCGCTCGATGCTCGACCGAACAAAGGGTCCATGCCAAACATCGAATCGGCAGAGGTGCACCAGGAAAGCAGACAGGATCGACAGATGTGTCGGGAAATGCTACGCTTAATAGAAGACAAGGACGGACGGCTTCAGGCCTTGCACTTCCCCGGTTTGGTGCTTTGGGGGCCTGGCATGTTCACCTTGTTGGGGGTACCGCCGGTTTGGGGGTGACcatcccctcctcctcacatAGTTCGTCCTCTTTGCGCGCTCCAATGACATGGCTGGTCCAGACGCCAGCGAGATGCAATCACCACGCCCAAAAGAGATTGTGCTAGTGGCCCTGGTGCATCTTCGCAAGAGCCAGCCTGCCATGGGAACCAGCATTAGAGGGACAGCGTTGGAGCGGACCATCAAGGGATGGACTTGCATCTTGAGCTCCGTTTCCCCACCATGATCCATCCCAACAtcgacaccatcatcatTCATGCTCGCCCCCCGGTCCTGTCACTAGCCACCTCCACATTGGCAACGACCAAAATGAGACCGCCGACTGGGGTCCGGGTCAGTCGTACAATTCTGGGCCTCCGAGGCTAGTCGACCGGTCGACCTTCTTTTGCCATCCCGTCCCATCTTTTACGAAGCCTCACCCTACTTTTGGAGCTTCAACTCCTTCTCCATTTCCGTTCCCTATTCAAACTTGAGTCGCCGAGCGTTTTGGCAGTATCTCGTCTCTGCCCCCAAAAGACGGCCTCGCCCAGCCAGTCTCCATTGCCGTCGACAACACGCCAATACTACGAACATCCATCGTACATCGACTGCGCTTCTGAGGGATCTCGGGATCGATACCGCCAGGACCGCTGCATACTATCCAACATCGCCATCTTTATCTCTACCCAGCCCTTTGAGTCGCCACTTCGCCTTGTCCACCAACGATTCAGCTTCTGGACGTCCACCTCCACCTGATTCCAGGGAGAGTCAGCCGTGCCGTCGTGTATACCGACGGCCCTCAATTGTTCCCACGATTCTAGACATGACCGCATCCGTATACGATCCAATGAACGTTCCTCATATACCCGGAGTCCACCCTGTGGCTATTCCACGGCCGCAGGTCGGCATTGAACGCCTTCCCACCCGTCGCATGAGCAATGAGCCTCGAGAGTCCATGAACTGCAAGTCGTGTCGGAAGAGAAAGGTGAGTATCTTTCCCGCGCTTGTAAGTCATCTGGATGGAGCCTAATCGGAACTGCTATAGATCAAGTGCAACCGCCTTCGACCATCATGCGAAGCTTGCCAGGTCTTCCAGTGCCCCTGTATTTATGGTGAGTCTCGACTTGTTTCTCAGCCATGGTGCGCTTGGTGGGCGCTCTGATAGCTGTGAATTTAGTGGTGATGCTGACTCGTGCTAACCCGACCAACAGATGCTGTACCAAAGAAGCGTGGCCCAAAGACAGACGTTCTGGAAGCACTTTTGAAAAGAGTCGATGGACTTGAGGCCAAGCTGAGGGAAAAGGGAGAAGATGATTCTTCGCCAACAAGCTCAAATATGCCCGGCGCTGGAAAAGGAGAGGCGTCTGGTTCCGTCTCACTGGGCGCTGAAGCAGGCGAGCCGGTAGCCAAGCGCCTCGCTATTGAAGCCCGCGCCTCTCCCGGTGACACAGCATCCCTTTCTCCTCATACGCCTTTGCCGAGGTTCGTCATTTGTCTGCTTCACACCTGAGAGCTGTCAACTGACACTTCTACAGAGATCTGTCGCCTCCCCCAGCCCAGGCCGAGGCCCTCCTCGACACCTATTTCGCCCGGTTCCACGGcaagccttattatatcgTTGATGAGTCCTCCATTCGGCAACGACTTCAGTTGAACCAGCTCCCCAAGTTCCTCTCGTATGCAATTTCAGCAGTCGCAGCCCGGTATGTCCCCCCGCCCCCAAGGCCATCTTGGTGATAGGCTAATCGGCTTGTAGACACACAACGGATCCGAGTGGGTATCAAGCAGCTGCTAACCTCAGTGAGGATTTTGCGGCTCGTGCGAGACGGGAAATCAACACTGATGAACCATCGATCGATGCTCTCCAGGCGCTACTGCTACTGGTGAGCGCATTTACTGCGACTGGGAAGGGAAAGAGGGCATACATGCTCATGGGTAAGATCTATCCCATGCCGGAGTCTCATGATTGTTGACTAACATGACCCAGCAAGCGCTACTGGCATGGCTGTGGCTCTTGAGATCCACAGAGAGACAGACGCCCAGGCCAGAATGACTCCAGTTGAGCGTGAGATGCGACGACGACTCTTCTGGACTTGCTACCTGCTGGATCGGTTCCAGACTACCGGATCGAAGCGACCGAGTCTCATTAGCGACAGCACCATTCTCCTACGCCTTCCTTCTTGGTCACCTAACTCTTCTTCACTTCCAGTGGAAGGGGAGTTCTTTCAAACAGGATCAAACCTTCAATATTTCCAAGGTAGTGATAAGAAACCACAGGGAAGCATGGGCATGCTCATCGACATTACTCGAGTTCTTGGAAAGACAAACCGATATCTGGCTGCAGGTGGTGTTAAGGGTGACTCTCATTTCCCCTGGCACACCCTTTCAACATTGTCCAAGATCCGACAAGACCTTGACGTCTGGTCTTCTGGAACTGAGGATGTCTTCTCCAACCTCAACGCCCTATTTGGACAGGCAGACTCGACTGTTCTCGTGCTCAGCAAGGTCATCTACCATCTCATCCACTGCTTGATCTATCGCCCATTCCTCCCCATCGATCTAGCGGAACTTGCAGAGACAGGGCAGCATCAGTCGTGGCAGATCGAGGCAACCAACATGTGTTTTCTCCATGCCAATGCCATAATGGAGTTGGTTCAGCTTGGCAAGCAGGCTGGTATCGTTGACTGGCCTGCATTTGTGGGATTCTGCATATGCACGGCGGGTACGGTCCACGTCCACGGAGCCCACTACAGCAAGCAAAGCAGCCAGGGCGAGGTCAACGTTTTTGGTTCATCCTCAGACTTTCTCTCTCGTGAGATGCAGTTTTTGGGCGAGCTTCGGTATGCTTGGGCAAGTGTGCAGCATCAACGGGAAACACTGCAAGACATCATTCACGCTCATGGGGAGCTAGTGAAAGCACTGGCACGCAACTCGATGCGGTACACACCAGGCTTCCACAGCGAGGACTTTTTTGACCGCTATTCCAACATTGGAGGACCAGGTGGTCAATCTTTTAGCTTTGACGCGGCTAACCTTCGCCTTTCGGACGTTGCTATTGACTTTGGTTCTGGATCCCTCCCGGCCCAGGAAACTCCTCGAAGCACCGATGGGCCTCAGCGCCCAAGCCTGAAGCGCAAGAACACGGCACCAAGCGCACCGACAAACCGACGACGACCGGATGTGAAGGTCATCTCCAGCCTCCAGCCTCCGGCTACAGGGCTGCCCACCCCGGGAAGCGCCCGTCGGTCGTTCTCATACACGGCAGGCATGATGCCCCATTCATCGCCTAGCCTCCTCACGACACCAACTTCTCTGCCGCCCCACCATGAGAGCCAAGAAATGTACGCTCTGCATGAGCAGATGGACGAAACATCGGCAAACAATGCGGCGGTCgcagctgcagctgcagcaggATTCACTCTTTCGCCAGGAACACACCCAGTCTCAGCTCATGGGATGCACCCCATGGCTGGCGCACCCTTCAGCCCCCCATACAGCTATGGGTCGGGGTCGAGTGTCACGAATGCCGGACCTGGAATGATTAACGAGGCAAACGGAGGGTACGACGCCATGTTTGGAACGGTCCCCACGAACGCGTTTGGCAGCCCTGCTGCATGGCAAGGCGAGGATAACCACAACAAGCTCAACCTTCATCAGgccacggcggcggcgccGAGTCCCGGAGCCCGAAGCAACAACGGCAGCATCGGAACAGGACAGGGAGAGGAAAAGGACCcatttcttgctcttctaGAGCAACTGGCCGAAAATGAGCACCGATCCCAGAACGGCCACGGAGGAGAACTTGACTTTTTCCTCGGCGGCCCCGTGGCTAGCTCTTGAAGAGGGTTGCGTTTCGAATCGATCTATTACTATATCTGTCGGATTATGGCTATTGTTTCATGGCACTTGGGCTCATGCCGTTTTGAAACAAGGGGATCTTCAGGAACGAAAGAAGATCAGGCAGGACAAGTTTTGAAATTTATGACGTGTTTGCTGTATAGAGGGGTTTCAAGGGACGCACGGGTTTCTTGGAATGGGGGGGAGGTATTGTCTGCGCTTGGATGATTTTGGGCGCATTTGGACTTTGCAGCATTTACAAGGAGTCAAAAGGCATGATGGGGGGGGGCAACATGGGAATTCATGAGGGCGGGATACCCTCTGAAGAAACAATGAAGGATCGATCAATGGCATGGCCGAAATTCTATTTAGGCGAGCGGAGCGGAGAAGTACATAATGTGGCGAACAAGCATGCGCAGCGCAATGCGCACCTGTACAATAGGCAAGCAACTTGGTAGATTCAAGATGCGGAATACGAAGATATGGTCCAGCAACCCAGGGTCGGCTCGATTTAGTGCGACGTCCATCTTCTCACAAGACCCTGGCATATGTCTATGCTTGTAAACTCTAAATGGAGGGAGGCTTGTGGTGAAGATTGGAGCGCTTCTTGGCTGGCGATCACCGAGAGGAAGCAACTGTTAGGCGAGAGATGATCGACCAGCTAATTGCCTTGTGTGCAACCTCGTCCGGAGAAGGGCCTACTCAATGCTCCGTAGGAGGTGTACTACGACGGTGTAGTCGGCAGGCAGCGAGGCCCCGGCCGAGAGGACAGAGACCCCGAGCGTCCAGGCCGACGACAGGGACCCTGCTAGCGTAAGGAAGGACAAAGATCTAACGGCGTCCAGGATGCAGGGCTGAGAGGTATTCCCCGGCGACGCGAGTGACGTGGGACAAGGGGTGTTGATGGCAAGTCAGGTCAGCACAAGGGGTGTGCGGATTCTGACATGCGGCGGGTGCCAAAGCGCCAAGGATAGTCGGAGCTGCGGCCCGCAGAACCACAAGCGAGGGTGTCTCCCAAAACGAGAATGCCGTTGGCGAGATTGGCAGGGGAGCCCTTGGGGCTGCCGAGCTTGGGAGAATTGGGCAAGCATTTCGTTGGAGCGAAGCACGGAGCAGCGTCAGAGTTGCTGTGATTGGCCGCTATGCGCTTTATGCCAAACACCACACGCACCGCTATGAAGGATTGTACGGCAAGTGCCGTTGTTGACTCGCATGGGTTCCTACACACAGCACGGGTTCCATTCGAAAGGGGAACTCGCGCGGGTGGGTAGGGATACCCTGGTTGACTTGTCGGGGCGACAGCCAGACACAGTTCGTCAGTGTCATATCGGCCTGTATTATTGAAAAGTATATGCCAAAAGGTCCCTCCTAGGCCGTCAACTCAATTCTTCAGCTTCATGCACGTTAATTGTAAGCAACACGCCATATAGGATAGTTTCGAGACCAGACCATatctaaaagtataaatcgACAGACGGATAGTTTCGAGCTTTGAGAGTTGAGTTGATACATTCGTATTCAGAGCCACGCTTCACCGACATGCTCGTTTTCGGAATCCATGCCCCTTGCTGacgtctcctcctcctcgctcggTGATGTCCATCCCGTGGCCGCTTGAATCGCAACCACCACGAGACCCAGCACAGCCGCAGCTTGCCAGACTCCCCGTGAAGCACCGGCATAGCCTTGTATCGCGATTTCTCGTTCTGCGATGCTCAGGTCACCTCCATGGACCAGCCCGGGTGAGCTTAAAAGGTTGGAAACTAGCCTTTGCTGGTCATGGCTCAGCTCATCTCCACCGTCGAGCTGCAGGAACCCGGAGACTAGGTCACTCCGTAAAAGGCGGTAGAAGATGCCCCCGCCTATCGCCGTGCCAAAGCTACCCCCGAACCCTCTAAATGTGGCTATGAGGCTCGTGGCGATGTACTGAGTGTCGTCGTGGCTTAGATGCAACGTATGCGCCAGAGTGTAGTTCAACACGCCCCCCGTCGCCATGCCGTTGACAAAGACGACCAGGATGAAGACGACAACCGGCAGCTCGGCAGTGCCCGCAAGCGAGAGGGCACACAGGCTGAGGCTGAACAGGGCCAGGGACGCCATCGACGGGAGCCAGAATGCACCGCTGCGGCGTACGTGAAGCCAGCCAACGAGGACGCCGCCAAGGCCGAACCCTATGTTGGTCGGGATCAGGATCGACCCTGCAGCTGCGGGAGCGGCGCCGCGGACGGCGAGCATGAAGATTGGCGCATAGAAGAGCACGCTCCAGCGGGCCGACATGAAGCCCGTCTGCGCGAGGCACGAGAGGAGGATGCCCCGGGAGGAGAGCACCTTGATAGGTATCACCGGGTCTGTTGCGAGATAGTACTCCACTAtcaggaagaagatgagagtGATGAGAGAGAGAATGAGAGGGAGGATTTGAATCTTGTCTGCGAGACcgtagaggaagaggacaatGGTTGTGGTCTTGAGTTGACATGTGTTAGTCTGAGAGCGACTCGTGATAGCTTCAATGAGGAACTCACCAGTAGTATCGCCCCAAGGTAGTCAATTCGCGCAAGCTTTTCTCTAATAGAACCCTTGGGAGTTTCCCTCGAGTCTAAAGAGCAAGGAAGACTGTTGTAGACTCCTAGGCCTGCAACAAAAGCGAAAGGGACTTGAGCCCAGAACAAGGGTCGCTGTGGTGTATCAGCAATTGGTCAAGCATCTTGTCTCTCGGATTCGCATCTTCACTTACCCATCCCACCAGAGGCATTAATCCACCATAAACTACAGCGCCGAAGGAAACCCCCAGAGTGAAGCCGGCATTGATCAAGCCCATGACTATCCCTCTAGTCTTGTCGCTCGGCAGCTCCAACGTTAGAACCACAGCCAAGGTCATGACCCCAGCGGCGCCCACGCCCGCCACTATTCTTCCCGCGACAAACTCGGCAAAGGAATTTGCAGAGGCGCATAGTAGACTACCGGCTGCCATGAGTGTCGCCACGGGCAGGACGAGTGTCCTGGTGGGGAAGATGGTGGCCAGTCGGCCGCCGATGGGGGTGAGTGAAGACATGGGGATCATGTAGGCGCTACTGAACCACATGGCCGACGCCTCGTAGGCGCCTAGCTCGGCGGCAACGGTGCCCTGGATGAGGGTCATGCCGGACATGTTGGAGGCTGGTGAGTGTTAGCGAGACCTGCCATGGGCACCTCGAGGGGGGTGAGCTAGCGCCATGGCGGTGAGACTTTTCGTACCTTGCAGGAAgatgagaagcccaagactaCAAGTGATGGCGAGGGCCCTTGCCGGCCGAATCGGCGGTCTGGGTTGTGTCGTGTCTGCATCTTCGACATGACCGGCTGTGGTGGTAGTCTTGGGCGAGTACAATGAGTATGTCCGGGAGCTGATGCTGGAGGCGGAGCTCATGAGGAGCGGTGTCTCTTCGGAGGCTGCAGCATCATGATCACGGAGGTCGTGAACGCCGTACGCCGCCGAGGACGGACCCGGCGCGGCGCCGGAGGACGGAGGTTGCGGGACGGAAGTCATGATGCGGGAGTGAAGAGGCGTGGACACCGGAGTTGCCAGCAACGTGACTAAGGTAGGGTCAAAACAGCGCGGGCTTGACCGCTGCACTTAGGTGACCTAATAATTCATGCCGGAGTATAGGCGGTCAAGATGAGAAAATTCGACCAGGCTGACGCCGGCCCTCATGATCATGGGAAATGTCGCCATGAGCGGGTTGGAATGTGATTGGTAATTACCCGCTCATGAGCCGGAGTCCGGAGGTCAGAGGCCGGAGCTTCGAAATTCCGGAGCTAGCCGCTTCCAGCTCCGTCCGAAGTTGGGAGTTCGGGGCCGGGGAGCCTCGGTATTCACAACGGAATATCACAATTGAAATTCAGCAAATTCAAATATCGGTTGGGAAAGGGCCATTGTTGGGGCAGGGctcattttttttttgccaCCTCGTGCCTTTTTCTACTTTGTTGTCAATGGATAGCTTAATGCAAGTATACGTGGTggcagcatcaccaccaccaagacaACTCTTCACGCCTGCATGGTTGGCACTGCGTTTGTCTCGGCTACGGGGACGATCTAGACAATCGGAGA
This region of Fusarium falciforme chromosome 5, complete sequence genomic DNA includes:
- a CDS encoding MFS domain-containing protein; this translates as MTSVPQPPSSGAAPGPSSAAYGVHDLRDHDAAASEETPLLMSSASSISSRTYSLYSPKTTTTAGHVEDADTTQPRPPIRPARALAITCSLGLLIFLQASNMSGMTLIQGTVAAELGAYEASAMWFSSAYMIPMSSLTPIGGRLATIFPTRTLVLPVATLMAAGSLLCASANSFAEFVAGRIVAGVGAAGVMTLAVVLTLELPSDKTRGIVMGLINAGFTLGVSFGAVVYGGLMPLVGWRPLFWAQVPFAFVAGLGVYNSLPCSLDSRETPKGSIREKLARIDYLGAILLTTTIVLFLYGLADKIQILPLILSLITLIFFLIVEYYLATDPVIPIKVLSSRGILLSCLAQTGFMSARWSVLFYAPIFMLAVRGAAPAAAGSILIPTNIGFGLGGVLVGWLHVRRSGAFWLPSMASLALFSLSLCALSLAGTAELPVVVFILVVFVNGMATGGVLNYTLAHTLHLSHDDTQYIATSLIATFRGFGGSFGTAIGGGIFYRLLRSDLVSGFLQLDGGDELSHDQQRLVSNLLSSPGLVHGGDLSIAEREIAIQGYAGASRGVWQAAAVLGLVVVAIQAATGWTSPSEEEETSARGMDSENEHVGEAWL